One window from the genome of Natrialba magadii ATCC 43099 encodes:
- a CDS encoding pyridoxal phosphate-dependent aminotransferase — protein MTEFATRVEDVSISGIREVFEAAGEDAINLGIGQPDFPTPDHVRQAAIEAIESGQVDAYTSNKGISQLREAIATKYDRDYGIEVDPEHTMATSGGSEALHLALEAHVDPGQEVIFPDPGFVSYDALTRFAGGTPKPLSLREDLTLDPAAVEEAITDETAAFIVNSPSNPTGAVQSEADMREFARIADEHDVLCISDEVYEHIVFEGEHHSPLKFAETDNVIVVSACSKTYSMTGWRLGWLVGSGDRIDRMVRIHQYAQACASAPAQFAAEAALTGPQDPVDEMVAAFEERRDVVVDGLVDAGLEVPTPSGAFYAMPKVPDGWCEEVLDRGVVVVPGDAFGANGAGYARLSYATSMEDLKDALEIMDDATSAVR, from the coding sequence ATGACCGAGTTTGCAACCCGGGTCGAGGACGTGTCGATCAGTGGCATCCGCGAAGTGTTCGAGGCCGCGGGCGAGGACGCGATCAATCTCGGCATCGGCCAACCCGATTTCCCGACGCCGGATCACGTCCGCCAGGCGGCGATCGAGGCTATCGAATCGGGGCAGGTGGACGCCTACACGTCGAACAAGGGGATCAGCCAACTTCGAGAAGCCATCGCAACGAAGTACGACCGCGACTACGGCATCGAGGTCGACCCTGAGCATACGATGGCTACCTCGGGCGGCAGCGAGGCACTCCACCTTGCACTCGAAGCCCACGTCGATCCAGGCCAGGAGGTTATCTTCCCAGATCCCGGCTTCGTCTCCTACGACGCGCTGACGCGGTTCGCCGGTGGCACACCGAAACCGCTCTCACTGCGCGAGGACCTCACTCTCGATCCGGCGGCCGTCGAGGAGGCCATCACCGACGAGACAGCGGCGTTCATCGTCAACAGTCCGTCGAACCCGACGGGGGCCGTCCAGAGCGAAGCCGACATGCGGGAGTTCGCGCGGATCGCCGACGAACACGACGTGCTCTGCATCTCCGACGAGGTCTACGAACACATCGTCTTCGAGGGCGAGCACCACTCACCGCTGAAATTCGCCGAGACGGACAACGTGATTGTCGTCAGCGCCTGCTCGAAGACGTACTCGATGACCGGCTGGCGACTCGGCTGGCTCGTCGGCTCCGGCGACCGAATCGATCGCATGGTTCGGATCCACCAGTACGCCCAGGCCTGTGCCTCCGCCCCGGCGCAGTTCGCCGCTGAGGCGGCGCTGACAGGGCCACAGGATCCGGTCGACGAGATGGTCGCTGCGTTCGAAGAACGCCGTGACGTGGTCGTTGACGGCCTCGTGGACGCCGGTCTCGAGGTCCCGACGCCGTCGGGTGCGTTCTACGCCATGCCGAAGGTCCCCGACGGCTGGTGTGAGGAAGTGCTCGACCGCGGCGTCGTCGTCGTCCCCGGCGACGCCTTCGGCGCGAACGGCGCGGGCTACGCCCGTCTCTCGTATGCAACCAGCATGGAAGACCTGAAGGACGCACTCGAGATCATGGACGACGCGACGAGCGCAGTTCGGTAG
- a CDS encoding nucleoside 2-deoxyribosyltransferase: MDIYFAGSIRGGRDDAALYRELIALLESHGTVLTEHVGTDGVEANEAAANLTDTDIYQQDLAWLRQADVVVAEVTTPSLGVGYELGRAVALEKPVCCLYRPDSPHELSAMIRGNDSIRVLEYDSPDTIRPELEAFLEREG; this comes from the coding sequence ATTGACATCTACTTCGCCGGCTCCATCCGCGGCGGCCGCGACGACGCGGCCCTCTATCGTGAGCTCATCGCACTACTGGAGTCTCACGGCACCGTTCTCACTGAACACGTTGGAACCGACGGCGTCGAAGCAAACGAAGCTGCTGCGAACCTCACCGACACCGACATCTACCAACAGGACCTGGCATGGTTGCGTCAGGCCGATGTCGTCGTCGCCGAAGTCACCACTCCCAGTCTCGGCGTCGGCTACGAACTCGGTCGCGCCGTCGCCCTCGAGAAACCCGTCTGCTGTCTCTACCGCCCGGACTCGCCCCACGAGCTTTCGGCCATGATCCGCGGCAACGACAGCATCCGGGTACTCGAGTACGATTCTCCCGACACAATCCGACCGGAACTCGAGGCGTTTCTGGAGCGCGAGGGCTGA
- a CDS encoding ferredoxin--NADP reductase has translation MEGTPVAVESVREVGSDTVALELETPEEFDALPGQFVLVRAEPDGVDEELARHYTLSSPSVEDTFEITVGIDPDGDLSPWLADLESGATIHIDGPFGNITYEGDQDIVAIAGGPGVGPAISIAEAAHAAGQDAVVIYQDDAPAHRERLDVLENDGAPVTVVEDDADDELAAAIEAQLDEGQVYAFGFEEFVTLVSETIEEAGGDSDEALIENFG, from the coding sequence ATGGAAGGTACGCCAGTCGCTGTCGAATCGGTACGTGAGGTTGGATCAGACACCGTCGCACTCGAGCTCGAAACACCCGAGGAATTCGACGCGCTCCCCGGCCAGTTCGTGCTCGTGCGAGCCGAACCAGACGGCGTCGACGAGGAACTCGCCCGCCACTACACGCTCTCCTCGCCGTCGGTCGAGGACACCTTCGAGATCACCGTCGGTATCGACCCCGACGGCGACCTCTCGCCGTGGCTCGCTGATCTCGAGTCCGGCGCGACGATCCACATCGACGGTCCGTTCGGGAACATTACCTACGAGGGCGACCAGGACATCGTCGCCATCGCCGGCGGGCCAGGTGTTGGCCCTGCTATTTCGATTGCCGAAGCGGCCCACGCTGCCGGGCAGGACGCCGTCGTCATCTACCAGGACGACGCGCCCGCCCACCGCGAGCGACTGGATGTACTCGAGAACGACGGCGCGCCAGTCACGGTCGTCGAGGACGATGCGGACGACGAGTTGGCGGCTGCAATCGAGGCGCAGTTGGACGAGGGACAGGTCTATGCCTTCGGCTTCGAGGAGTTCGTGACACTCGTCTCTGAGACGATCGAAGAGGCAGGCGGCGATTCGGACGAAGCGCTGATCGAGAACTTCGGGTAA
- a CDS encoding helix-turn-helix domain-containing protein: MRFVEVTVEGDDWGEESAAEGDNESGDSEEDETTPADTRSFDARIAAEDAIVREELLNWRMSRNDVLNQLLFVVGDRTVYEAALESAPEIVGYELKAVDDERFYAYVQEDSPDADQSWWAAFFGHDFIHVPPVVIEDGVVRLTLLGEFEALREVVDDLSATVSVEIEEIGDYRGRGPRVTDQLTARQYRALRQAVDCGYYEIPREGSLADIAAALECTESTASDLLRRAERAVMQSVLS; this comes from the coding sequence ATGCGATTCGTCGAGGTGACCGTCGAGGGAGATGACTGGGGCGAGGAGAGTGCTGCTGAAGGCGACAACGAAAGCGGGGACAGTGAGGAGGACGAAACGACTCCCGCAGACACCCGCTCGTTCGACGCGCGGATCGCCGCCGAAGACGCCATCGTCCGGGAGGAACTGCTCAACTGGCGAATGAGTCGGAACGACGTGCTCAACCAGCTCCTGTTCGTCGTCGGCGACCGGACAGTGTACGAGGCGGCACTCGAGTCGGCTCCCGAAATCGTCGGCTACGAACTCAAAGCGGTCGACGACGAGCGGTTCTACGCGTACGTACAGGAGGACTCGCCCGACGCCGACCAGTCGTGGTGGGCCGCCTTCTTCGGCCACGACTTCATCCACGTGCCGCCCGTCGTCATTGAGGACGGCGTCGTTCGGCTGACGCTGCTCGGCGAGTTCGAGGCGCTGCGCGAGGTCGTCGACGACCTCTCGGCAACAGTCTCCGTCGAAATCGAGGAGATCGGTGACTACCGCGGTCGCGGGCCACGGGTTACGGATCAACTGACCGCCAGACAGTACCGGGCGCTTCGCCAGGCCGTCGACTGTGGCTACTACGAGATTCCGCGCGAGGGGAGTCTCGCCGATATCGCGGCGGCACTCGAGTGTACCGAGAGTACGGCCTCGGACCTGCTTCGACGGGCGGAGCGAGCGGTGATGCAGTCAGTGCTATCGTAG
- a CDS encoding NAD(P)-dependent alcohol dehydrogenase gives MKAFVMDGIGETGLTEKDRPEFGPSDAILKPTKGLICTSDCHTVHGAIGDRENLTLGHEVVGVVDTVGEAVSDFEPGDRVAVGAITPDWSSEAAQDGHPSQSEGALGGWKFANVKDGTFAEYVHVNDADGNLAHIPDEVSDHEALYTTDMMTTGFAAAENAAIPIGGTVAVFAQGPVGLMATKGASLQGAGTIIAVETVPKRQELAREYGADHVVDFGETDAVEEIMEMTDGVGVDAAIEALGSDTTLQDAIKVVKPGGTVSNVGYHGDGEYRHIPREEWGVGMAEIDIVTDLCPGGRLRIKRLLRLLANDRVDPTKMTTHEFEFDEIEEAFEMMDEKEDDIIKPLIHFE, from the coding sequence ATGAAAGCGTTCGTAATGGACGGGATCGGTGAGACTGGGCTAACGGAAAAAGATCGCCCCGAGTTCGGGCCCAGTGACGCGATCCTCAAGCCCACGAAGGGCCTCATCTGTACGTCAGACTGCCACACGGTTCACGGTGCAATCGGGGATCGGGAAAACCTCACTCTTGGGCACGAAGTAGTCGGTGTCGTTGATACAGTCGGCGAAGCTGTCTCTGATTTCGAACCGGGAGACCGCGTGGCTGTCGGTGCGATTACGCCGGATTGGAGCTCCGAAGCGGCACAAGACGGCCATCCATCCCAGTCAGAAGGCGCGTTGGGCGGGTGGAAGTTCGCAAATGTAAAAGACGGGACGTTCGCGGAGTACGTCCACGTGAACGACGCCGATGGGAACCTTGCACACATCCCTGATGAGGTAAGCGATCACGAGGCGTTGTACACGACGGACATGATGACCACCGGATTCGCAGCGGCGGAAAACGCAGCCATCCCAATCGGTGGGACAGTCGCGGTATTTGCGCAGGGGCCGGTTGGGTTAATGGCAACGAAAGGGGCGTCACTACAGGGAGCAGGAACGATCATCGCCGTCGAAACCGTTCCAAAACGACAAGAACTCGCTCGAGAGTACGGTGCCGACCACGTCGTTGATTTCGGAGAAACAGATGCGGTAGAAGAGATCATGGAGATGACTGATGGAGTGGGCGTCGATGCCGCTATTGAAGCACTCGGCAGCGATACAACGTTACAGGATGCGATCAAGGTCGTCAAACCAGGTGGCACTGTCTCAAACGTCGGCTACCATGGTGACGGTGAATATCGACATATTCCACGTGAGGAGTGGGGAGTTGGGATGGCCGAAATCGATATCGTGACCGATCTCTGTCCAGGAGGGCGATTGCGTATCAAGCGGCTTCTGCGACTTCTGGCAAACGACCGCGTTGACCCAACGAAGATGACGACACACGAGTTCGAGTTCGACGAGATTGAGGAGGCGTTCGAAATGATGGACGAAAAAGAGGACGATATAATCAAACCGTTAATTCACTTCGAGTAA
- a CDS encoding TIGR04024 family LLM class F420-dependent oxidoreductase yields MTEHVDAELDLLIGLNDYERPQDVADRAVQAEELGFDRITTGETTGWNIVPPLTLAADRTDVLGLSNDVVSPYGRSPAMLAQTALTLHDASDGRFRLGIGPSSPAITERWHGAEFDRPLRRTRETIEIIRNVFETGSPAYEGDIFDIPGLDYERDVPDTPPAIDVATLGPKATEMAGRFGDGWAPQLFTADGLRDRLEDLQRGAELADTSKSLDDLRVAPIVRGVASEDRERARDLARSTTAFMLGAYGPYYGDSVAEQGYEDVVSEIRAAWEDRDTDAMAAALPDDVLDDLAPAGTPAEVREWVEAYAAIDGVDAVRVGFVRGVSEEEKVTTMESVTGAL; encoded by the coding sequence GTGACAGAACACGTAGACGCCGAACTCGACCTCCTGATCGGGCTCAACGACTACGAGCGGCCACAGGACGTGGCCGACCGCGCCGTCCAGGCCGAAGAACTCGGCTTCGACCGGATCACGACGGGCGAGACGACGGGCTGGAACATCGTCCCGCCGCTGACGCTCGCAGCCGACCGGACTGACGTACTTGGCCTCTCGAACGACGTAGTCTCGCCGTACGGGCGCTCGCCTGCGATGCTCGCCCAGACGGCGCTCACGCTTCACGACGCCTCGGACGGGCGCTTCCGCCTCGGAATCGGGCCGAGTTCGCCCGCGATTACCGAGCGCTGGCACGGAGCCGAGTTCGACCGCCCGCTGCGTCGTACCCGTGAGACCATCGAAATCATCCGCAACGTCTTCGAGACCGGCTCGCCCGCCTACGAGGGCGACATCTTCGACATTCCCGGCCTCGACTACGAGCGCGACGTTCCCGACACGCCGCCGGCGATCGATGTCGCCACTCTCGGCCCGAAGGCAACCGAGATGGCCGGCCGCTTCGGTGACGGCTGGGCACCGCAACTGTTCACCGCGGACGGCCTGCGAGACCGTCTCGAGGACTTACAGCGCGGCGCGGAACTCGCGGACACGAGTAAGAGTCTCGACGACCTCCGTGTTGCGCCGATCGTCCGCGGCGTCGCCTCCGAGGACCGCGAGCGGGCGCGCGACCTTGCCCGCAGCACGACGGCGTTCATGCTCGGGGCCTACGGCCCCTACTACGGCGATTCCGTCGCCGAACAGGGCTACGAGGACGTCGTAAGCGAAATCCGAGCCGCCTGGGAGGACCGCGACACGGACGCGATGGCCGCGGCGCTCCCAGACGACGTACTCGACGACCTCGCGCCGGCCGGCACCCCCGCGGAGGTCCGCGAGTGGGTCGAAGCGTACGCCGCCATCGACGGCGTCGACGCGGTCCGCGTCGGCTTCGTCAGGGGTGTCTCCGAGGAGGAGAAGGTGACGACGATGGAGTCAGTCACCGGCGCACTGTAG
- a CDS encoding 2-oxoacid:acceptor oxidoreductase subunit alpha: MAEDLNWAVGGEAGDGIDSTGKIFAQALSRAGRHVFTSKDFASRIRGGYTAYKIRTSVDNIQSVVDRLDILVALTQRTIDENLDELHEGSAIIYDGERSWEADIPEEMSGVDVPLKSLAEDAGGAIMRNIVALGAACEITGFDVEYLDEALEKRFGGKGSKIVENNKEAARLGQEYVEENYDLDLDSDLETTDNDYVLLNGNEAIGMGAIAAGCRFYAGYPITPATSIMEYLTGRIEEYGGHVVQAEDELSAINMALGGARAGARAMTATSGAGIDLMTETFGLVATSETPLVITDVQRSGPSTGMPTKQEQGDLNMTLYGGHGEIPRFVVTPTSIDECFWKTIEAFNLAEKYQTPVFLVSDLAMSVTEQTFEPDTFDMDAVEIDRGKLVDEDEVEEWLDSQGRFRAHANTEDGVSPRAIPGMTDGAHMSTGLEHNELGRRTEEQDVRVQQVDKRNRKVETAKEQEEWDYREFGDEDADNLIISWGSNEGALVEALDYLEDDGVDVRVISVPYIFPRPDLSDEIAAAEETIVVECNATGQFADVIEHDVLERVKRINKYTGVRFKADELAEEITEKLSQEVPA, translated from the coding sequence ATGGCTGAGGACCTCAACTGGGCAGTCGGGGGCGAGGCTGGCGATGGCATCGACTCCACTGGGAAGATCTTCGCCCAGGCGTTATCCCGAGCCGGACGGCATGTATTCACGTCGAAAGACTTCGCGTCGCGAATCCGCGGTGGCTACACAGCCTACAAGATTCGCACGTCGGTCGACAACATTCAGAGCGTCGTCGACCGCCTCGACATTCTCGTCGCGCTCACCCAGCGCACCATCGACGAGAACCTCGACGAACTCCACGAGGGGAGTGCAATCATCTACGACGGCGAACGCTCCTGGGAAGCTGATATCCCCGAGGAGATGTCCGGCGTCGACGTCCCCCTGAAATCGCTCGCCGAGGACGCAGGTGGCGCAATCATGCGCAACATCGTCGCACTCGGTGCCGCGTGTGAGATCACCGGCTTCGACGTCGAGTATCTCGACGAAGCACTCGAGAAGCGCTTCGGTGGAAAGGGCTCGAAGATCGTCGAGAACAACAAGGAAGCCGCCCGTCTGGGTCAGGAATACGTCGAAGAGAACTACGATCTCGATCTCGACTCCGATCTCGAAACGACTGACAACGACTACGTCCTGCTCAACGGCAACGAAGCGATCGGGATGGGGGCAATCGCTGCTGGCTGCCGATTCTACGCTGGCTATCCGATCACACCAGCGACCTCTATCATGGAGTACCTGACGGGTCGTATCGAGGAGTACGGTGGTCACGTCGTGCAGGCCGAGGACGAACTCTCGGCGATCAACATGGCTCTCGGTGGGGCGCGCGCTGGTGCGCGAGCGATGACGGCAACCTCTGGTGCCGGGATCGACCTGATGACCGAGACGTTCGGCCTGGTCGCGACGAGCGAGACGCCGCTCGTCATCACCGACGTTCAGCGCTCTGGTCCTTCGACCGGGATGCCGACCAAGCAGGAGCAGGGCGACCTCAACATGACTCTGTACGGCGGCCACGGCGAAATTCCACGCTTCGTCGTCACCCCGACCTCGATCGACGAGTGTTTCTGGAAGACGATCGAGGCGTTCAACCTCGCCGAAAAGTACCAGACGCCGGTCTTCCTGGTGTCTGACCTCGCAATGTCGGTCACCGAACAGACCTTCGAACCGGACACGTTCGACATGGACGCTGTCGAGATCGACCGTGGGAAACTCGTCGACGAAGACGAGGTCGAAGAGTGGCTCGACTCGCAGGGCCGCTTCCGTGCCCACGCCAACACCGAGGACGGTGTCAGCCCCCGTGCGATCCCCGGCATGACCGACGGCGCACACATGTCGACCGGACTCGAGCACAACGAACTCGGTCGCCGAACCGAAGAGCAGGACGTCCGCGTCCAGCAAGTCGACAAGCGAAACCGAAAGGTCGAGACCGCAAAGGAACAAGAAGAGTGGGACTACCGCGAATTCGGCGACGAAGACGCCGACAACCTCATCATTTCGTGGGGTTCGAACGAAGGTGCACTCGTCGAAGCACTCGACTATCTCGAGGACGATGGTGTCGACGTGCGCGTCATTTCGGTGCCGTACATCTTCCCACGACCCGACCTGAGCGACGAGATTGCGGCCGCCGAGGAGACGATCGTTGTCGAGTGTAACGCCACCGGACAGTTCGCCGACGTGATCGAACACGACGTGCTCGAACGCGTCAAGCGCATCAACAAGTACACCGGCGTTCGCTTCAAGGCGGACGAACTTGCCGAGGAAATTACCGAGAAGCTCTCCCAGGAGGTACCAGCATAA
- a CDS encoding YgaP family membrane protein encodes MKKNVGGIDRQGRLLIGAILAIAGIAALGGFWAVGPIAGAVALVLGIILLVTGATQKCPINGVVGMDTTERVEERE; translated from the coding sequence ATGAAAAAGAACGTAGGCGGTATCGATCGTCAAGGGCGGCTTCTCATCGGTGCTATTCTAGCTATCGCTGGCATAGCCGCTCTCGGTGGATTCTGGGCCGTTGGTCCCATTGCCGGCGCTGTGGCACTCGTCCTTGGAATTATTCTCCTGGTGACGGGGGCGACGCAAAAGTGCCCTATCAATGGGGTGGTCGGAATGGATACCACCGAGCGAGTAGAAGAAAGGGAGTAG
- a CDS encoding 2-oxoacid:ferredoxin oxidoreductase subunit beta, producing MSSQSDVRFTDFKSDKQPTWCPGCGDFGTMNGMMKALAETGNDPDNTFVVAGIGCSGKIGTYMHSYALHGVHGRALPVATGVKMARPDIEVMAAGGDGDGYSIGAGHFVHAVRRNVDMSYVVMDNRIYGLTKGQASPTSRSDFETSTTPEGPQQPPVNPLALALASGATFIAQSFASDALRHQEIIQEAIEHDGFGFVNVFSPCVTFNDVDTYDYFRDSLVDLKEDEDHDRHDYEDAKEVILDGDKEFQGVMYQDENSVPYHEQHGVTEDMSDIPDGAPEDAMDLVREFY from the coding sequence ATGAGTTCCCAATCCGACGTTCGATTCACTGACTTCAAGTCCGACAAGCAGCCAACCTGGTGTCCCGGATGCGGTGACTTCGGGACGATGAACGGCATGATGAAAGCCCTCGCCGAGACCGGCAACGACCCCGACAACACGTTCGTGGTCGCCGGGATCGGCTGTTCCGGTAAGATCGGGACCTACATGCACAGCTACGCGCTGCACGGGGTCCACGGCCGCGCACTGCCGGTCGCAACCGGTGTCAAGATGGCGCGCCCGGACATCGAAGTGATGGCCGCCGGCGGTGACGGTGACGGCTACTCGATCGGTGCCGGTCACTTCGTTCACGCCGTTCGCCGGAACGTCGACATGTCCTACGTCGTCATGGACAACCGCATCTACGGCCTGACGAAGGGCCAGGCGTCGCCGACCTCGCGCTCTGACTTCGAGACCTCGACGACGCCGGAGGGGCCACAGCAGCCGCCGGTCAACCCGCTCGCGCTCGCACTCGCCTCGGGTGCGACCTTCATCGCGCAGTCCTTCGCCTCGGATGCACTGCGCCACCAGGAGATTATCCAGGAGGCCATCGAGCACGACGGCTTCGGCTTCGTCAACGTCTTCAGCCCGTGTGTCACGTTCAACGACGTCGACACCTACGACTACTTCCGCGACTCGCTGGTTGACCTGAAAGAAGACGAGGACCACGACCGCCACGACTACGAGGACGCCAAGGAGGTCATCCTCGACGGCGATAAGGAGTTCCAGGGTGTCATGTATCAGGACGAAAACTCGGTGCCGTACCACGAACAGCACGGCGTCACCGAGGACATGTCCGACATTCCGGACGGCGCTCCTGAGGACGCGATGGATCTCGTCCGCGAGTTCTACTAA
- a CDS encoding DUF6517 family protein gives MVLVSNTVMMADSSPNRDSHSSSTDVTRDSTRAYDDRAATVRAESSTSTPSRRSLLAAGATASLALTAGCLDFALGNGPLEFSADRVAPHDDALEETGYAEESVEEQALEESVDVGAGIEREIRAGFWQSTYVKDVDLAPVGEEEAALFTALSMPAVEILGRSFNPLEDLGNNELVERLLEEVDSEAGQIEDIEHRESFGLEILGDGRDVDTFVGESTFDGEEIEIELTLTSFVNEDDLLVLLGTHPEMLAEESANIEELLESVDHPV, from the coding sequence ATGGTGTTGGTTTCGAACACTGTGATGATGGCTGATTCGTCACCGAATCGTGACAGTCACTCGTCCAGTACGGACGTGACTCGCGATTCTACGCGCGCCTACGACGACAGAGCAGCGACAGTACGAGCAGAATCGTCGACGAGTACCCCTTCACGGCGGTCGCTACTCGCCGCAGGCGCCACCGCCTCGCTCGCACTGACCGCCGGCTGTCTCGACTTCGCGCTCGGCAACGGTCCACTCGAGTTCAGCGCCGACAGAGTCGCCCCCCACGACGACGCACTCGAGGAGACCGGCTACGCTGAGGAGTCCGTCGAGGAGCAGGCACTCGAGGAGTCCGTCGATGTCGGCGCGGGTATCGAGCGTGAGATCCGGGCCGGCTTCTGGCAGTCGACGTACGTGAAAGATGTCGACCTCGCTCCCGTCGGTGAGGAGGAAGCCGCGCTGTTTACGGCACTCTCGATGCCGGCAGTCGAGATTCTGGGTCGGTCGTTCAACCCGCTCGAGGATCTGGGGAACAACGAACTGGTCGAGCGCCTCCTCGAGGAGGTCGACAGCGAGGCGGGCCAGATCGAGGACATCGAGCACCGGGAGTCGTTCGGCCTGGAGATTCTCGGCGACGGCCGCGACGTGGACACGTTCGTCGGGGAGTCGACGTTCGACGGCGAGGAGATCGAGATCGAACTAACGCTGACCTCGTTCGTCAACGAGGACGACCTGCTCGTCTTGCTCGGAACACACCCCGAAATGCTGGCCGAGGAGTCGGCGAATATCGAGGAGTTACTCGAGTCGGTCGACCATCCGGTCTGA
- a CDS encoding CPBP family intramembrane glutamic endopeptidase — translation MQYERPSTAEAYVLLMATDTGSHSSSAETRWDVRVPTAGLDERLWLVLGASALVVVVTSMLIATTIALGVTGGPSAEPAPGLIYGASAVGLLAGVGLCWWQFDAAERRAAFPLSRPSRAELGWTLVFLPLGIGGFLAGEQVAALLGFDLPTFYAYDLTDPTTALGVVLGAVLVAPLAEELLFRGALVGAVLESRGSVVLAGAVSVGLFAGYHVFALGVAGVFAIAGWAIFPTILRFRFDNLAGAWLLHLLNNLYAYVVIAVLAS, via the coding sequence GTGCAGTACGAACGGCCATCGACGGCTGAGGCGTACGTGCTACTGATGGCGACTGACACTGGCAGCCACTCGAGTAGCGCAGAAACCAGATGGGACGTCCGCGTGCCGACGGCCGGACTCGACGAGCGACTGTGGCTCGTTCTCGGTGCGAGCGCGCTCGTCGTGGTGGTCACGTCGATGCTGATCGCGACTACCATCGCACTAGGTGTAACGGGCGGTCCGTCCGCCGAACCGGCCCCGGGTCTGATCTACGGCGCGAGCGCGGTCGGCTTACTTGCCGGAGTGGGGCTCTGCTGGTGGCAGTTCGATGCGGCAGAGCGGCGGGCTGCGTTCCCGCTCTCGCGACCCAGTCGGGCCGAACTCGGCTGGACGCTCGTCTTCCTGCCGCTCGGTATCGGCGGCTTTCTCGCCGGCGAGCAGGTCGCGGCGCTGCTCGGCTTCGACCTCCCCACGTTCTACGCGTACGACCTGACCGACCCCACGACCGCGCTGGGTGTCGTCCTCGGTGCTGTTCTCGTCGCACCGCTCGCCGAAGAACTGCTCTTTCGGGGCGCACTCGTCGGCGCGGTACTCGAGTCCCGTGGCTCCGTCGTGCTCGCTGGAGCAGTGTCGGTCGGCCTCTTCGCGGGTTACCACGTGTTTGCGCTCGGTGTCGCGGGCGTCTTCGCCATCGCGGGCTGGGCTATCTTTCCGACAATTCTGCGCTTCCGGTTTGACAACCTCGCGGGGGCGTGGCTGTTGCACCTGCTCAATAATCTGTACGCTTACGTCGTGATCGCTGTCCTCGCGAGCTGA